A window of Ruania suaedae contains these coding sequences:
- a CDS encoding demethylmenaquinone methyltransferase, which translates to MSRASLAKDPREVAGMFDGVAPAYDLTNDVLSMGMDRLWRRRTREAVGAVPGERVLDLAAGTGTSSEAYADAGIEVVPCDFSAGMVAVGKRRRPDLNFVVGDATALPFADEVFDAVTISFGLRNVVDTTTALTEMLRVTRPGGRVVICEFSTPPNPLWRGVYGTYRDHVLPRVASVVSSNTDAYSYLSESIADWPDQRGLAGLLHEAGWRGVGYRNLSGGIVALHRARRP; encoded by the coding sequence ATGTCACGAGCCAGCCTGGCCAAGGATCCGCGCGAGGTCGCGGGCATGTTCGACGGCGTCGCCCCCGCCTACGACCTCACCAACGACGTGCTGTCGATGGGGATGGACCGGCTGTGGCGCCGCCGCACCCGCGAGGCGGTCGGCGCCGTGCCGGGGGAGCGGGTGCTCGACCTGGCGGCCGGCACGGGGACCTCGAGCGAGGCGTACGCCGACGCGGGCATCGAGGTGGTGCCGTGCGACTTCTCGGCCGGCATGGTCGCCGTCGGCAAGCGCCGGCGTCCCGACCTGAACTTCGTCGTCGGGGATGCCACCGCGCTGCCATTCGCCGACGAGGTCTTCGATGCGGTCACGATCTCCTTCGGGTTGCGCAACGTGGTCGACACGACGACGGCCCTCACCGAGATGCTCCGGGTCACCAGGCCCGGGGGGCGCGTGGTGATCTGCGAGTTCTCGACGCCGCCGAACCCGCTCTGGCGCGGGGTGTACGGGACCTATCGGGACCATGTCCTGCCGCGGGTGGCGTCGGTGGTGAGCTCGAACACCGATGCCTACTCCTACCTCTCGGAGTCCATCGCCGACTGGCCCGACCAGCGCGGCCTCGCCGGCCTGCTGCACGAGGCCGGCTGGCGCGGTGTCGGCTATCGCAACCTCAGCGGCGGCATCGTCGCGCTCCACCGGGCACGCCGCCCGTGA
- a CDS encoding isochorismate synthase, translated as MTDAAVDPWPPTLLARTISVPAQAIGDLFDLLPSAEPADALAWVRRGEGIVGWGEALRIETSGADRFAEADRRWRELAGHMVVRDEVRQPGTGPVAFGSFAFSAGSEAGGVLVVPRVVAGRRGCHAWLTTITSASELQPPPNPTALRTSRQEPLPRPSVTYTDGALDPGTWGEAVREVVELIRSGDVAKVVMARDVTARLDGPLDVRRLLATLGSDYPMCWTFAVDSLVGATPELLVRRERGLISSRVLAGTIQRTGDDEADLARAASLARSSKDLEEHEFAVDSLTRSLEPYAASTNAPDAPFVLHLPNVMHLASDVTAVLDEPHGEMSSLQVAAALHPTAAVCGTPTETAAEVIGRHERMDRARYAGPVGWLGADGDGEWGIALRSAEVAPDGRSLRLFAGCGIVAASDPEAEIAESEAKLEPMRTALGD; from the coding sequence ATGACCGACGCCGCCGTGGACCCCTGGCCACCGACCCTGCTCGCCCGCACCATCAGCGTGCCGGCGCAGGCGATCGGCGACCTGTTCGACCTGCTCCCCTCCGCCGAGCCGGCGGACGCGCTCGCCTGGGTGCGCCGCGGCGAGGGGATCGTCGGATGGGGTGAGGCGCTACGGATCGAGACCTCGGGGGCCGATCGGTTCGCCGAGGCCGACCGCCGCTGGCGCGAGCTCGCCGGGCACATGGTCGTGCGCGACGAGGTCCGACAGCCGGGGACCGGACCGGTGGCATTCGGCTCCTTCGCCTTCTCCGCCGGATCCGAGGCCGGTGGCGTGCTCGTGGTGCCGCGGGTGGTGGCGGGACGCCGCGGCTGCCACGCCTGGCTGACCACCATCACCTCCGCCTCGGAGCTGCAGCCCCCGCCCAACCCGACGGCGCTGCGCACCTCCCGGCAGGAGCCGCTGCCGCGGCCGTCGGTCACCTACACCGACGGCGCACTCGACCCCGGCACCTGGGGCGAAGCGGTGCGCGAGGTCGTGGAGCTGATCCGCTCCGGTGACGTGGCCAAGGTCGTGATGGCGCGCGACGTCACCGCCCGGCTCGACGGCCCGCTGGATGTGCGGCGGCTGCTGGCCACGCTCGGCTCGGACTACCCGATGTGCTGGACGTTCGCCGTCGACTCGCTGGTGGGCGCCACCCCGGAACTGCTGGTGCGGCGCGAGCGCGGGCTGATCTCCTCGCGGGTGCTGGCCGGCACGATCCAGCGCACCGGTGACGACGAGGCCGACCTCGCCCGTGCCGCGTCGCTGGCGCGATCGTCCAAGGATCTCGAGGAGCACGAGTTCGCGGTCGACTCGCTGACGCGATCGCTGGAGCCCTACGCGGCCTCCACCAACGCCCCGGACGCGCCATTCGTCCTGCACCTGCCGAACGTCATGCACCTGGCCAGCGACGTCACCGCGGTGCTGGACGAGCCCCACGGTGAGATGTCCTCGCTGCAGGTGGCCGCCGCGCTGCACCCGACGGCGGCGGTGTGCGGGACACCCACCGAGACCGCCGCCGAGGTCATCGGCCGCCACGAGCGGATGGACCGCGCCCGCTACGCCGGCCCGGTCGGCTGGCTCGGCGCGGACGGTGACGGCGAGTGGGGAATCGCCCTGCGCTCGGCCGAGGTCGCCCCGGACGGCCGGTCGCTGCGGCTGTTCGCCGGGTGCGGGATCGTCGCCGCCTCCGATCCGGAGGCCGAGATCGCCGAGTCCGAGGCGAAGCTCGAACCCATGCGCACCGCACTCGGCGACTGA
- a CDS encoding S1C family serine protease, translating to MNEQHPHQPDDRQHPDQGQAPQNPFQAPARPHDPVQQPAPAAQYGQYPQQAQQQPEGWRNQQPQFAGPHPYAWQHPGHAPAPSAGPEQPQAPRGKRQRPWVMVATSAALAAVLASGGTAAVLHGTQQSGSDVTQVSSSGTTVESASDGSADWQAVADAVRPSVVSIAARSQAGQGAGSGVIIDAGAGYVLTNNHVVEGAEQLAVTLTDGRMYEAEIVGTDPATDLAVLALQDAPDDLAQATLGTSDDLVVGQDVMAVGNPLGLDSTVTTGIVSALDRPVTAMDQRSREPVVTNAIQVDAAINPGNSGGPLFDSSGHVIGITSSIATDGSSSGSIGLGFSIPVDLAADIADQLIADGTAEHAYLGVALSDETVTADGVTRAGAAIEEVLEGTPAAEAGLRPGDVIVQIDDDAVGGASSLTGYVRTYGSGETVTLTVVREGESRTVETTLAAREDVAA from the coding sequence ATGAACGAGCAGCACCCCCACCAGCCTGACGACCGGCAGCACCCCGACCAGGGGCAGGCCCCGCAGAACCCGTTCCAGGCACCGGCCCGGCCGCATGACCCTGTGCAGCAGCCGGCCCCGGCCGCGCAGTACGGTCAGTACCCCCAGCAGGCCCAGCAGCAGCCGGAGGGGTGGCGGAACCAGCAGCCGCAGTTCGCCGGCCCCCACCCGTACGCCTGGCAGCACCCCGGCCACGCGCCGGCCCCGTCCGCAGGGCCCGAGCAGCCGCAGGCCCCACGCGGCAAGCGCCAGCGCCCCTGGGTGATGGTCGCGACCTCCGCGGCGCTCGCCGCCGTCCTCGCCAGCGGCGGGACGGCCGCCGTGCTGCACGGGACCCAGCAGTCCGGCTCGGACGTGACGCAGGTCTCGTCCTCGGGGACCACCGTCGAGTCCGCCTCCGACGGCAGTGCGGACTGGCAGGCCGTGGCCGACGCCGTCCGCCCCAGCGTGGTCTCGATCGCGGCCCGTTCGCAGGCGGGCCAGGGGGCAGGATCAGGCGTGATCATCGACGCCGGAGCCGGCTACGTACTGACCAACAACCACGTCGTCGAGGGTGCCGAGCAGCTGGCCGTGACCCTCACGGACGGGCGGATGTACGAGGCCGAGATCGTCGGCACCGATCCGGCCACGGATCTGGCCGTGCTGGCACTGCAGGACGCGCCGGACGATCTCGCGCAGGCGACACTGGGGACCTCCGACGATCTCGTCGTCGGCCAGGACGTGATGGCCGTGGGCAACCCGCTGGGACTGGACTCCACCGTCACCACGGGAATCGTCTCGGCGCTGGACCGGCCCGTGACCGCCATGGACCAGAGGTCGCGCGAGCCGGTGGTGACGAATGCGATCCAGGTCGACGCGGCCATCAACCCCGGTAACTCCGGCGGTCCGTTGTTCGACTCCTCGGGTCACGTCATCGGCATCACGTCCTCGATCGCCACCGACGGCAGCTCCAGCGGCAGCATCGGCCTCGGGTTCTCGATCCCGGTGGACCTGGCCGCCGACATCGCCGACCAGCTCATCGCCGACGGCACCGCCGAGCACGCCTACCTCGGCGTCGCTCTCTCCGACGAGACGGTGACGGCGGACGGGGTCACCCGCGCCGGTGCCGCGATCGAGGAGGTCCTCGAGGGCACGCCGGCGGCCGAGGCGGGACTGCGCCCGGGCGACGTCATCGTCCAGATCGACGACGACGCGGTCGGCGGCGCGAGCTCGCTCACCGGCTATGTGCGCACCTACGGCTCAGGTGAGACGGTCACCCTCACCGTGGTGCGCGAGGGCGAGTCCCGGACCGTCGAGACCACGCTCGCGGCGCGCGAGGACGTCGCGGCCTGA
- the menD gene encoding 2-succinyl-5-enolpyruvyl-6-hydroxy-3-cyclohexene-1-carboxylic-acid synthase yields the protein MTAATARARALVTALVAHGVADVVLAPGSRSAPLAYALHAAERAGWLRLHVRVDERSAAFLALGIARVRPAAVVTTSGTAAANLHPAMLEASHSGLPLLAITADRPHELRGVGANQTTDQTRLFGGAVRFFAELPAADDAPVRGISSTITRAVTAATGARTRAPGPAHLNVAFRDPLVPAEGWSPGAPPEPVQVSTPGAGTPVDLARGPRTVVVAGDGAAHVAGPEVVGAWAWPVLAEPSSGLTRLPTAILAGRVVLDVLGEEIERVVVLGRPTLSRPVSRLLARDDVEVVVLTRGADWTDVAGTAGTIADAITVTGRPQGPEQQWAARWSEAARGVADALGRPRPLDGPAVAGAVLGAGGTVLLGASMAVRDADLVCASGPDSPAAAGSLVVANRGLAGIDGTVSTGAGIALATGRSVRVLVGDLTFQHDVGGLACGPLEREPDLQVIVVNDDGGSIFATLEHGERAETFDRIFGTPQGLDVAALAAGFGASHQQADDLAHLREILAAPVTGRSVVEVRLDGATARERHQQLTERLRTAARSALG from the coding sequence ATGACCGCCGCCACCGCTCGCGCCCGTGCGCTGGTCACGGCACTGGTGGCGCACGGGGTGGCCGATGTGGTCCTGGCCCCGGGGTCGCGCAGCGCCCCGCTGGCCTACGCCCTGCACGCGGCCGAGCGCGCCGGCTGGCTGCGCCTGCACGTGCGCGTCGACGAACGCTCGGCAGCCTTCCTCGCGCTCGGCATCGCCCGGGTGCGCCCGGCCGCGGTGGTCACGACCTCCGGTACGGCCGCGGCCAACCTGCACCCGGCGATGCTGGAGGCCTCCCACTCGGGCCTGCCGCTGCTCGCGATCACCGCCGATCGGCCCCACGAGCTGCGTGGCGTCGGCGCCAACCAGACCACCGACCAGACCAGGCTCTTCGGTGGGGCCGTCCGCTTCTTCGCCGAGCTGCCCGCCGCCGACGACGCCCCCGTGCGCGGGATCTCCTCGACGATCACCCGCGCGGTGACGGCCGCCACCGGGGCGCGCACCCGCGCCCCCGGGCCCGCCCACCTCAACGTCGCCTTCCGCGACCCGCTGGTCCCGGCCGAGGGCTGGTCGCCCGGCGCACCGCCGGAGCCGGTGCAGGTGAGCACCCCGGGCGCCGGCACGCCCGTCGATCTCGCGCGCGGGCCCCGCACGGTCGTGGTGGCCGGCGACGGCGCCGCACACGTGGCCGGGCCGGAGGTTGTGGGCGCATGGGCCTGGCCCGTCCTGGCCGAGCCCTCCTCCGGACTGACCCGCCTACCGACGGCGATCCTCGCCGGCCGGGTGGTGCTGGACGTGCTGGGCGAGGAGATCGAGCGGGTGGTGGTGCTCGGGCGGCCCACCTTGAGCCGTCCGGTGAGCCGGCTGCTTGCCCGGGACGACGTCGAGGTCGTGGTGCTGACCCGGGGCGCGGACTGGACCGACGTCGCCGGGACCGCCGGGACCATCGCGGACGCCATCACGGTGACCGGGCGACCGCAGGGGCCGGAGCAGCAGTGGGCGGCGCGCTGGTCGGAGGCGGCCCGGGGCGTCGCCGACGCGCTCGGCCGCCCGCGCCCCCTCGACGGCCCGGCGGTGGCAGGCGCCGTGCTCGGCGCCGGGGGCACGGTGCTGCTGGGCGCCTCGATGGCGGTGCGCGACGCCGATCTCGTGTGCGCGAGCGGGCCCGATTCCCCGGCTGCCGCCGGCTCGCTCGTCGTCGCCAACCGCGGCCTCGCCGGGATCGACGGCACGGTCTCGACCGGTGCCGGGATCGCCCTGGCCACCGGTCGGTCGGTCCGCGTGCTCGTCGGCGATCTCACCTTCCAGCACGACGTCGGAGGCCTCGCCTGCGGCCCGCTCGAACGCGAGCCGGATCTGCAGGTGATCGTGGTCAACGACGACGGCGGATCCATCTTCGCCACACTCGAGCACGGGGAGCGGGCCGAGACCTTCGACCGGATCTTCGGCACCCCACAGGGTCTCGACGTGGCCGCCCTCGCGGCCGGCTTCGGCGCGAGCCACCAGCAGGCCGACGATCTCGCGCACCTGCGCGAGATCCTTGCCGCCCCGGTGACCGGACGCAGCGTGGTCGAAGTCCGGCTCGACGGCGCGACCGCCCGGGAGCGTCACCAGCAGCTGACCGAGCGCCTCCGGACGGCGGCCCGGTCGGCGCTCGGCTGA
- a CDS encoding o-succinylbenzoate synthase translates to MRRTCYSIGLRTRFRGLDRRDGMLLEGEAGWGEFSPFWEYHIAESRAWWAAAREAADLPFPDAVRSTVPVNVTVPATTPERAHAIVLASGGCRTAKVKVAEPGQDLADEQARLEAVRDALGPDGRIRIDANAAWDLDEARRRLPILDRAAGGLEYAEQPCAAVADLAALRRLGHIPIAADESIRRAEDPYEVTRLEAADVVVLKVQPLGGVRASLRIAEQIGLPVVVSSALETSVGIAAGVALAAALPTLPYACGLATVHLFDDDVTDHPLLPVDGELPVRRVEPSAQRLAAVTAPADLSRRWQDRAERVAGSPS, encoded by the coding sequence GTGAGGCGTACCTGCTACTCGATCGGCCTGCGGACCCGCTTCCGCGGCCTGGACCGCCGCGACGGGATGCTGCTCGAGGGCGAGGCAGGGTGGGGCGAGTTCTCCCCGTTCTGGGAGTACCACATCGCCGAGTCCCGCGCGTGGTGGGCCGCGGCCCGCGAGGCCGCCGACCTGCCCTTCCCCGACGCCGTCCGCAGCACCGTCCCGGTGAACGTCACCGTCCCGGCCACCACCCCCGAACGCGCCCATGCGATCGTCCTCGCGAGCGGGGGCTGCCGGACCGCCAAGGTCAAGGTGGCCGAGCCCGGACAGGACCTGGCGGACGAGCAGGCCCGCCTGGAGGCGGTCCGCGACGCCCTCGGCCCGGACGGCAGGATCCGCATCGACGCCAACGCCGCCTGGGACCTGGACGAGGCGCGCCGCCGCCTGCCGATCCTCGACCGGGCCGCGGGCGGGCTGGAGTACGCCGAGCAGCCCTGTGCCGCCGTGGCCGACCTCGCGGCCCTGCGGCGCCTCGGTCACATACCCATCGCCGCCGACGAGTCGATCCGGCGTGCCGAGGACCCCTACGAGGTCACGCGGCTGGAGGCGGCCGACGTCGTGGTCCTCAAGGTCCAGCCGCTCGGCGGCGTCCGGGCGTCGCTGCGCATCGCCGAGCAGATCGGGCTGCCCGTGGTGGTCTCCTCGGCGCTGGAGACCTCGGTGGGGATCGCCGCCGGGGTGGCGCTCGCAGCCGCCCTGCCCACGCTGCCCTACGCCTGCGGGCTGGCCACGGTGCACCTCTTCGACGACGACGTCACCGACCACCCGCTGCTTCCGGTCGACGGCGAGCTGCCCGTGCGCCGGGTGGAGCCCTCCGCGCAGCGTCTCGCTGCGGTCACCGCGCCCGCCGACCTGAGCCGGCGCTGGCAGGACCGGGCCGAGCGCGTGGCAGGATCGCCGTCATGA